In Bryobacteraceae bacterium, the following proteins share a genomic window:
- a CDS encoding carboxypeptidase regulatory-like domain-containing protein yields the protein MKLSFLAAAVVCAGGLYAQQTTATLVGTATDSSGSVLAGVTVRVKNADTNVVRETSTDGTGNYTVPFLPSGRYSIAAAASGFRTQNVQAFQLDVGQTARIDLRMELGEVTESVEVVADNAVLQTESATVGAVIDGAKIVDLPLNGRNFVQLAQLVPGVLPGTPGSITVRRGRGSIGETARSFGQTAISANGARDTNNRFYLDGIEFMDYDAFTYPFALSVDSLSEFKVETSTYSAEYGASPGGQVSIITRRGTNRFHGGLWEFNRNDQLTQTYDAIGKRSVTSPRLNRNQFGGNIGGPVTLPKIYNGKDKTFFFFNWESGRQVLGSAASRYGLVPPTAMRQGDFRGLMTSRGAPITLRDPLNIGIVNNQIPTQFLSEQALTFLKFVPEPNTQVGNSNLLITPQVGVGRQNNYTVRADHNLTIRDNLSFRYVINDTFEAGTPGLPNDQRDNNARTQNIAASYTRAFSPTVVNDFRFGWNNMSEAERFGTTNNPEYDIAGMMKIPLVSRRPIDYGPPSISISGPEGGFTVFNLQRQIGPRDRGNVVWDFNNILSVQKGTHSLRMGADLLRRSFTFTQARTPRGEFQFDGTYTGSALADFMLGYVKRAIINPDPTATDLVGLWQSYFVNDEWKARPNLTFNVGLRYDYLQPFRDSHGNMLNIEQNGLFLTQIVSPSTSQFGPALVRSDKNNFGPRFGLAWRPGFLKDSVLRAGYGIYYNHIHPNAPFGMTEGSQVRSSYDIIGNLSGAPNVLFNDPFRNAAAPGQLFNSVPTYDQYYRDAYIQQWNVTAQTRAPGKFLVEAGYVASKGTALSVTLPAMNRPVQAVDPRTPGLASLNARRPNPAIERGVNGDKPVGNSIYHSLQARADRRLARGLTALASYTWSKCISGPSDIGADIGGGSYIGTMQDIYNHRNERSLCGFDVTQRFVQTVIYDLPFFSGTHGLARTMLYGWQVSTITVGQSGFPGDISFGVDTTGTGVGSRPDMVPGQAPNLPGGERTYQRWFNTSAFAQTPFGRYGNAPRTGAIRLPGLFNVDFSMNKDFHIGERARVEFRSEFYNLLNRYNIDPGSVDRNIRSVNFGKVGGGIQGLTTRVVQLGAKLYF from the coding sequence ATGAAACTATCTTTTCTCGCCGCGGCCGTGGTGTGCGCCGGAGGCTTGTACGCGCAGCAGACCACTGCCACCCTCGTGGGTACGGCCACGGATTCTTCCGGCTCTGTGCTGGCCGGGGTTACAGTACGAGTGAAGAATGCCGACACGAACGTCGTCCGGGAAACGAGCACGGACGGGACAGGTAACTATACTGTTCCATTCCTGCCCTCGGGACGATATTCGATCGCCGCCGCGGCCTCCGGATTCCGCACCCAGAACGTGCAGGCATTTCAGCTCGACGTGGGCCAGACGGCGCGCATCGATCTGCGGATGGAGCTCGGCGAGGTGACCGAGAGCGTCGAGGTGGTGGCGGACAACGCCGTACTGCAGACCGAGAGCGCGACCGTGGGCGCCGTGATCGACGGAGCGAAAATCGTCGACCTGCCGCTGAATGGCCGCAACTTCGTGCAACTGGCGCAGTTAGTGCCTGGCGTGCTGCCTGGCACTCCGGGTTCGATCACGGTGCGCCGGGGACGGGGATCGATCGGCGAGACGGCGCGCAGCTTCGGCCAGACGGCGATCTCGGCGAACGGCGCGCGGGACACAAACAATCGCTTCTACCTCGACGGCATCGAGTTCATGGACTATGACGCATTCACCTATCCGTTCGCGCTGTCGGTGGATTCGTTGTCGGAGTTCAAGGTGGAAACCAGCACCTACTCCGCCGAGTACGGAGCCTCCCCAGGGGGCCAGGTGAGCATCATTACGCGGCGCGGGACCAACCGATTTCACGGAGGGCTGTGGGAGTTCAACCGGAACGACCAGCTTACCCAGACATACGACGCCATCGGAAAGCGATCGGTAACTTCGCCGCGCCTGAACCGGAATCAGTTCGGCGGCAACATCGGCGGACCCGTCACGCTTCCGAAAATATACAACGGCAAAGACAAAACGTTCTTCTTCTTCAACTGGGAATCCGGCCGGCAAGTGCTGGGGAGCGCCGCGTCGCGGTATGGGCTGGTTCCGCCAACGGCAATGCGGCAGGGGGATTTCCGCGGCCTGATGACCTCGCGAGGCGCGCCGATCACGTTGCGGGATCCGCTGAATATCGGCATCGTGAACAACCAGATTCCGACACAGTTCCTCAGCGAGCAGGCGCTGACGTTTCTGAAGTTCGTGCCGGAACCGAATACGCAGGTGGGAAACTCGAATCTACTGATTACGCCCCAGGTGGGCGTGGGACGGCAGAACAACTACACGGTCCGCGCGGATCATAACCTGACGATCCGGGACAACCTGTCGTTCCGGTACGTGATCAACGATACGTTCGAGGCAGGCACGCCGGGGCTGCCGAACGATCAGCGGGACAACAATGCGCGGACGCAGAACATTGCGGCGTCGTACACGCGCGCCTTCTCGCCGACGGTGGTCAACGACTTCCGGTTCGGGTGGAACAACATGAGCGAGGCGGAGCGATTCGGCACGACGAACAATCCGGAGTATGACATCGCCGGCATGATGAAGATCCCGCTGGTTTCGCGGCGTCCGATCGACTACGGGCCGCCGTCGATCAGCATCAGCGGCCCCGAGGGCGGCTTCACGGTCTTCAACCTGCAGCGGCAGATCGGCCCACGCGACCGCGGCAACGTGGTCTGGGACTTCAACAACATCCTGTCGGTGCAGAAGGGCACGCACTCACTACGGATGGGGGCGGACCTGCTACGGCGCAGTTTCACGTTCACGCAGGCGAGAACACCGCGCGGGGAGTTTCAGTTCGACGGCACCTACACGGGTTCCGCGCTCGCCGACTTCATGCTTGGATACGTGAAGCGGGCGATCATCAATCCGGACCCGACGGCGACGGATCTCGTCGGGTTGTGGCAGAGCTACTTCGTGAACGACGAGTGGAAGGCGCGTCCGAACCTGACGTTCAACGTCGGCCTGCGCTACGACTATCTGCAGCCGTTCCGCGACTCTCACGGCAATATGCTGAATATCGAGCAGAACGGGTTGTTCCTGACTCAGATCGTAAGCCCTTCCACTTCGCAGTTCGGCCCGGCCCTGGTGCGAAGTGACAAGAACAATTTCGGGCCGCGCTTCGGCTTGGCCTGGCGTCCCGGATTTCTGAAGGACTCGGTGCTCCGCGCGGGATACGGAATCTACTACAACCACATTCATCCCAATGCGCCGTTCGGTATGACGGAGGGTTCGCAGGTGCGGTCGAGTTACGACATCATCGGCAATCTGTCGGGAGCGCCGAACGTGCTGTTCAACGATCCGTTCCGCAACGCCGCAGCGCCGGGCCAGTTGTTCAACTCGGTTCCCACCTACGATCAGTACTATCGCGACGCCTACATTCAGCAATGGAACGTGACGGCGCAGACGCGCGCGCCGGGCAAGTTCCTGGTGGAAGCCGGGTACGTGGCTTCCAAGGGAACCGCGCTTTCAGTGACGCTGCCGGCCATGAACCGGCCTGTGCAGGCGGTGGATCCGCGGACTCCGGGGCTTGCGTCGTTGAACGCCCGGCGCCCGAATCCGGCGATCGAACGGGGCGTGAACGGCGACAAGCCGGTGGGCAACTCGATCTACCATTCGCTGCAGGCGCGCGCGGACCGGCGCCTGGCGCGCGGGTTGACGGCGCTCGCCTCCTACACGTGGTCCAAGTGCATTTCCGGACCGTCCGATATCGGCGCCGACATCGGCGGAGGCTCCTACATCGGAACCATGCAGGACATCTACAATCACCGCAATGAACGCTCCTTGTGCGGGTTCGACGTCACGCAGCGCTTCGTGCAGACGGTGATCTACGATCTGCCGTTCTTCTCAGGCACGCATGGGCTTGCGCGGACGATGCTCTACGGCTGGCAGGTTTCGACGATTACGGTGGGCCAGAGCGGGTTCCCGGGCGATATTTCGTTCGGCGTTGACACGACGGGCACCGGCGTCGGGTCGCGTCCCGATATGGTCCCCGGACAGGCGCCGAACCTGCCGGGCGGCGAGCGAACCTATCAGCGGTGGTTCAACACGTCGGCGTTCGCGCAGACGCCCTTCGGGCGGTACGGCAATGCGCCCCGCACGGGCGCGATCCGGCTGCCTGGCTTGTTCAATGTCGACTTCTCGATGAACAAGGACTTCCACATTGGAGAGCGCGCCCGGGTTGAGTTCCGTAGTGAGTTTTACAACCTCCTGAACCGGTACAACATCGATCCGGGTTCGGTGGACCGCAACATCCGGTCCGTGAACTTCGGGAAAGTCGGCGGCGGGATCCAGGGGCTAACGACGCGGGTAGTGCAACTCGGGGCGAAGCTGTATTTTTAG
- a CDS encoding M23 family metallopeptidase yields the protein MRTICLTTALLPMATLLGAARLSAPPEVRQGDTLRVAVAAAGEGLRASFAGRTVKVFAQNDGSGLALIPVSVSQRPAELALKLLDESGGVIETAAVAVRDASFPTQNIRATKSMQSLRATPEESRAIGALFRTVSAERAWAEPFLAPTQDCANSPFGVKRLHNGRATGNYHRGLDLRSDKGTPVRATAAGVVRVARQFQLHGGTIGIDHGQGVTSLYIHLSKLIAAEGDRVEAGAVVGEVGSTGFATGPHLHWQIAVNGLAVNPGQWAPSIQACRPPARRKRR from the coding sequence ATGCGAACCATCTGCCTGACGACCGCGCTGCTGCCGATGGCGACGCTCCTTGGGGCCGCCCGGCTGTCGGCGCCGCCAGAGGTGCGGCAAGGAGACACTCTGCGAGTGGCGGTGGCTGCGGCCGGGGAAGGATTGCGCGCCAGTTTCGCCGGGCGCACAGTGAAGGTGTTCGCGCAGAACGACGGCAGTGGACTCGCGCTGATTCCGGTTTCGGTTTCGCAGCGGCCGGCGGAACTCGCATTGAAGCTGCTCGACGAGAGCGGCGGTGTGATCGAGACAGCGGCTGTGGCGGTGCGCGACGCGAGCTTCCCGACGCAGAACATCCGGGCGACGAAATCGATGCAGTCGCTGCGGGCGACGCCGGAAGAGTCGAGGGCGATCGGCGCACTCTTCCGAACGGTGAGCGCGGAGCGCGCGTGGGCAGAGCCGTTCCTCGCGCCGACGCAGGATTGCGCCAATTCTCCGTTCGGCGTGAAGCGGCTGCACAATGGGCGGGCGACCGGAAACTATCATCGCGGACTTGACCTGCGTAGCGACAAAGGGACGCCGGTAAGGGCCACGGCGGCGGGCGTGGTGCGGGTGGCTCGGCAGTTCCAATTGCACGGCGGAACGATTGGCATCGACCATGGGCAGGGCGTGACGTCTCTCTACATCCACCTGTCGAAACTGATCGCCGCCGAGGGGGATCGCGTGGAAGCGGGTGCGGTGGTGGGAGAAGTAGGCTCCACCGGGTTTGCCACCGGACCGCACCTGCACTGGCAGATCGCGGTGAACGGCTTGGCGGTGAATCCGGGCCAGTGGGCGCCGTCGATTCAGGCCTGCCGGCCCCCGGCGAGGCGGAAGCGGCGATAG
- a CDS encoding dihydroorotate dehydrogenase-like protein codes for MTDLTIDFLGIRLANPLFASAGPLQREIGNIRRMEDAGLAAVILHSLFEEEVSGSSGTPHFGPPPAPDEAPYAESNPDRYLEHLYRAKKAVNIPIIASLNGITPGGWVRYAGMIQEAAADALELNIYDFPTGPDTDGAAVERRHAELIAEVRAAVKLPLLVKISPYFTSMIHAAKQFDAAGAGALVLFNRYYQTDFDVDRLEPFPNLHLSRPDELLLRLHWTGLIYGHISAALAITGGIHSGVDAVKAVMAGASAAMMTSCLLERGIDHAGTILAEFAEWVEKHEYETISQMRGSMSYKWVANKTAFTRANYRNVLHSYR; via the coding sequence ATGACCGACCTCACGATTGACTTTCTGGGAATCCGTCTGGCCAATCCGCTGTTTGCCTCGGCCGGTCCGCTCCAGCGCGAAATCGGCAACATCCGGCGGATGGAAGACGCTGGACTGGCGGCCGTCATCCTCCACTCGCTCTTCGAAGAGGAGGTGAGTGGAAGCAGCGGAACCCCGCATTTCGGCCCGCCGCCTGCGCCGGATGAGGCGCCGTACGCCGAGTCCAATCCGGACCGCTATCTGGAACACCTTTATCGAGCGAAGAAGGCGGTGAACATCCCAATCATCGCCAGCCTGAACGGGATCACGCCGGGCGGGTGGGTGCGCTACGCGGGGATGATCCAGGAAGCGGCGGCGGATGCGCTCGAGTTGAACATTTACGACTTCCCGACGGGTCCGGATACCGACGGCGCGGCCGTCGAACGGCGGCACGCGGAGTTGATCGCCGAGGTACGAGCGGCGGTGAAGCTGCCGTTGCTTGTGAAGATCTCGCCCTACTTCACATCGATGATTCATGCCGCCAAGCAGTTCGACGCGGCCGGCGCCGGGGCGCTGGTGCTGTTCAACCGGTACTACCAGACCGATTTCGACGTGGACCGCCTGGAGCCGTTCCCGAATCTCCATTTGAGCCGGCCCGATGAGTTGCTGTTGCGGCTGCACTGGACGGGGTTGATCTACGGGCACATCTCCGCGGCGTTGGCGATCACCGGTGGGATTCACTCCGGAGTGGATGCGGTAAAGGCTGTGATGGCGGGGGCCAGCGCGGCGATGATGACTTCGTGTCTGCTCGAGCGCGGCATTGACCACGCGGGGACCATCCTGGCGGAGTTCGCGGAATGGGTGGAGAAGCACGAGTATGAGACGATCTCGCAGATGCGCGGATCGATGAGTTACAAGTGGGTGGCGAACAAGACCGCGTTCACCCGGGCCAACTACCGGAACGTGCTTCACAGCTATCGATAG
- a CDS encoding Gfo/Idh/MocA family oxidoreductase, whose amino-acid sequence MNRRTLLKSAATAPLIIPASAIGRGAVPPSDRVTLGGLGIGSRGTRDLDSFLQQDDVRFLAICDVRNERREAVKSMADKKYGNGDCAMYSDQEELWARKDIDAVLIATGDRWHTPLAVLTARAGKDVYCEKPCSMTIVESRVLADTFQTLGRIYQAGTQRRNGTNFIRAKELYTSGKLGKLKALHAEAGPGERWSPKTTHAWLPEEPEPPKQVVDWDRWLGPSPWRPYNAEYVRGRWRGYFDFHGGGILEWGAHTVDLCHWAAGLDGTAPVEFEPRGMSADTPYSVRCKYANGIELVIRDKGFGGYGSCHFRIEGEGGWVETADSGRIGVPEALRSAVSDVPQEEARLATTHHVRDFVNCVKSRRQPQANALAAAQTHITCHAAYIAFQLGRKMRFDPATDSFVNDDEANRMRTRAMREPWRI is encoded by the coding sequence GTGAACAGACGAACGCTACTCAAGTCAGCAGCCACGGCGCCGCTGATTATTCCGGCCTCGGCGATCGGCCGGGGAGCGGTTCCGCCGAGCGACCGCGTGACGCTCGGCGGGTTGGGGATCGGCAGCCGCGGGACACGGGATCTCGATAGCTTCCTCCAGCAGGACGATGTCCGGTTCCTGGCGATCTGCGATGTTCGCAACGAGCGGCGTGAAGCGGTGAAGTCGATGGCCGACAAAAAGTACGGCAACGGCGACTGCGCGATGTACTCGGACCAGGAGGAGTTGTGGGCGCGCAAGGACATCGACGCGGTGCTGATCGCCACCGGCGACCGCTGGCACACGCCGCTCGCGGTGCTGACGGCGCGGGCCGGCAAGGACGTCTACTGCGAGAAGCCGTGCTCGATGACGATCGTCGAGAGCCGGGTGCTGGCCGATACGTTCCAGACACTCGGGCGGATATACCAGGCCGGTACGCAGCGGCGCAATGGGACCAACTTCATCCGTGCGAAGGAACTGTATACGTCGGGCAAGTTGGGGAAGCTGAAAGCGCTGCACGCCGAGGCTGGTCCGGGCGAGCGATGGTCGCCGAAGACCACGCACGCCTGGCTTCCTGAGGAGCCGGAGCCGCCGAAGCAGGTGGTGGACTGGGACAGGTGGCTGGGCCCGAGCCCGTGGCGGCCGTATAACGCCGAGTATGTGCGTGGGCGCTGGCGGGGTTACTTCGACTTTCACGGCGGCGGAATTCTCGAATGGGGCGCGCATACGGTGGATCTATGCCACTGGGCGGCGGGCTTAGACGGGACGGCTCCGGTGGAGTTCGAGCCGCGGGGAATGAGCGCCGATACACCTTATTCGGTGCGCTGTAAGTACGCGAACGGGATCGAACTGGTGATTCGCGACAAAGGGTTCGGCGGGTATGGGAGCTGCCACTTCCGGATTGAGGGTGAAGGCGGCTGGGTGGAGACAGCGGATTCGGGGCGGATCGGCGTGCCGGAAGCTCTGCGGTCCGCGGTGAGCGACGTGCCTCAGGAGGAGGCGCGGCTGGCGACCACGCATCACGTCCGAGACTTCGTGAACTGCGTGAAGAGCCGCCGGCAGCCGCAGGCGAACGCGCTCGCCGCGGCCCAGACGCACATCACCTGCCACGCGGCGTACATCGCATTCCAGCTTGGCCGGAAGATGCGCTTTGATCCGGCGACGGACAGTTTCGTCAACGACGACGAGGCGAACCGGATGCGCACCCGCGCGATGCGCGAGCCCTGGAGAATCTGA